The DNA region GCAGCCGCGCTTTCAGCTTGTTGACCTCTTCAAAGACGTACGGGGGCAGACGGCGGATTTTGTGAAAGTCAGACGTGCTCATGGCTCAAAGGGGAATGCGGACCCGCGCGCGAGCGGATCACGTTGGGAAGTAATATCAGGGCGTGTGCGACTGACGGGTCTCTTCGAGGTCGCGCTGGGCCTCTTCGAGAAACTCAGTCGGGGTTTCCGTTTGTGCGGCCGGAGCCGCTCGCGGATTCGCCCGCACCGCTTGGCCTACCGCCAGCATCTCCGCCTCAACCGCCGCCCAATGGGCCTGGTCGACATTGGCGTCATGCGTGCGCGGCACGGCGTGCAAATCGGGATATGCTTCGTCCGCGGTCGCCGAGCGCTCGGCCAGCCAATCCGGCGTTTCGCCGGCGCTGGCGCAACCTGCGGCCATAAGGCTCGCCGCTACGAGGATCGCTGCGCGCATTCCCGTCTTCCCTTGGGCTCGATTCCGGCCCCCTTTAGGCCGGTCTATACCAGGGTTCGCCTTTGCGCCACCAGGCGAAGCGGCATTACACTCCGGCCATAGGGAGAGCGCGATGACGGATGCTGACGGCGCAGAAACTGCCGCGGGGCCGGTTTCAGGGGCTGAAGCGCCCATGGACGCTGGGAGCGCCGCCGCGCCCGCCCCAAAGCCCAAGCGCAAGCGCGCCGCCAAGGCCAAACCCAAGGCGCCGTCGGCGGAAAAGCCAGCCGCGGCGGAACCCGTGGCGGCGGTGAAGACGGCGCCTGCGGCCAAGCCCCCGGTTGAAGCGCCGCCCGCGCTCAACGAAGTCATCATGGCCCAGACCGCCGAGAGCCTGGCCGCGCTCTCCGCCAATCTCACCCAGGCGATGACGCGGGCGAACCAAGTCCTCTCCACCGCCTTCATCGATCAAGCCAAAGATCCCGCGAACTGGCAGCCGGATCCGCTCGGCATGCAGATGGCGCTCAACGAAGTCTGGTCACACTTGGCCCAACAGCCAGAGACGCTGCGCGACGCGCACGCGCAGCTCTGGCAGCGTTACGCCGAGATTTGGCAAAAGCACGCCGCCTACATGCTCACCGGCAATCAGCCCGACGAAGGCCCGGTGCGCGACAAGCGCTTCAAAGATCCAGAGTGGCGTTCGAACCCGGCGTTCTCGCTGCTGCGCGAGTCCTATCTCGCGACGTCGCAATTCATCACCGACCTCGTGGAGAAAGCCGAAGGCGTCGAAGACGCCACAAAGCGCAAAGCGGTTTTCTACATCAAGCAAGCCGTCGATGCGGCCTCGCCCTCGAACTTCCTGCTGACCAATCCGGCGGCGCTCCGCGCGCTTTTCGAAACCGGCGGTGAAAGCTTGTTGAAAGGCGTCGAAAATCTCGCCGAGGATTTGAAACGCGGCGAAGGCATGTTGGCGATCTCGCAGACCGATCTCGATGCGTTCAAGGTTGGCGAGAATGTCGCGACCACGCCGGGCAAGATCGTTTTCCGCAACCGCGTGTTCGAACTGATCCAATACAATCCGACCACCGAGAAGGTGCACGAAGTCCCGCTGCTGATCTTCCCGCCCTGGATCAACAAATTTTACATCCTCGATCTACAGCCGAAGAATTCGATGATCCGCTGGCTCTTGGATCAGGGCCACACCGTGTTCGTCGTCTCCTGGGTAAATCCCGGCGAGGACATGGCCGAGGTCGGCTTCGAAGATTACATGCGCGAGGGCATTTATGACGCCGTCGAAGCCGTCACGAAAGCCGCCAACGTCGATCGTATGAATACGGTCGGCTATTGCGTCGGCGGCACGTTGCTTTCGGCAACGCTCGCCCACATGGCCAAGAAGGGCGACAAGCGCATCCAGAGCGCTACCTTCTTCGCCTCTCAAGCCGATTTCAAATATGCGGGCGATCTTCTCGTCTTCTCCGACAACGAGGGCATCAAATTCCTCGAAGGCGAGATGGATCAGCACGGCGGCGTGCTGAGCGCGCAGACGATGGCCAACACCTTCAACGCGCTGCGCTCGAACGACCTCGTCTGGAATTACGTGGTCGACAATTATTATATCGGCAAGCAGCCCCCGCCGTTCGATCTGCTCTTTTGGAACGCCGATCAAACGCGCATGCCGAAAGCGCTGCACCTCTTCTATCTGCGCAAATTTTATCGCGACAACGCGCTGACCGAAGGCAAGATGACGCTTCTAGGCGAGAAGCTCTCGCTCAAGGACGTGACCATCCCGATCTTCATGCAGAGTTCAAAGGAAGATCACATCGCCCCGGCCAAGAGCGTGTATCGCAGCGCACTCTCGTTCGGCGGCCCAGTCGAATACATTATCGCCGGCTCCGGCCACATCGCTGGAGTCATCAACCACCCCAGCGCCAACAAATATCAGTATTGGACTAACCCAAACCTCAAAGGCGCGCTCGAAGATTGGCAAGCCTTCGCCACCGAACACCCCGGCTCCTGGTGGCCGCATTGGGACAAATGGCTGACGCGGATCAGCGGCGACGATGTAGACGCACGCCGCCCAGGCGATGGCGAGCTACAGCCGCTCTGCGATGCGCCGGGCGAATACGTGAAGGTGCGGTCGGAGTGAGGGCCTAAAGCCCCGCGCCCTCATCCAAGCCCAGCGCGATATTCATGTTCTGCACGGCCGCGCCACTGGCGCCTTTGCCGAGATTGTCGAGCAGCGCGACTAAGCGCGCTTCTTCATCGTGGCCGAAGACGTAGAGCTTCAATTCGTTGGTGCCGTTCAGACCTTCCGGATCAAGCGTCTTCGTCGCGCTCGCTTCTTCTAGCGACGCCACTTTGACAAAGCGCTCGCCCTCATACGCGCGCGCCAAAGCACCATGCACGTCCGCAAGCTTTGCCTTCAGCGCCCAGAGCGGCAGCGGGACTTCGACCAGCATACCCTTCAGGTAACGCCCCACGCTCGGCGCAAAGACCGGTCCGTGCGCGAGACCGGTGTATTCGCGCATTTCCGGCGCGTGCTTGTGCTTTTGCGCCATCGCGTAAATGCGGAATGGCACGCTCGTGTGTTCTGGCGCGCCGGTGTTTTCGAACTCGGCGATCATGCTTTTGCCGCCGCCGGAATAGCCGGAGACAGCGTTGACGCTGAGCGGCCAATCGCGCGGCACGATCCCCGCCTCCACCAACGGCCGCACCAGAGCGATAAAGCCTGTCGGATAGCAGCCCGGATTGGAGATGCGCCTGGACGCAGCAATCTTGTCGCGCTGATCATTGCTCATCTCGGCAAAGCCATAGGCCCAATCCGGCGCCACGCGATGCGCAGTGGATGCATCGATCACTTTGGTCTTGCCGTTCTCGATCAGCGCCACCGCTTCCTTTGCCGCATCATCTGGCAGGCACAGGATCACAGCGTCCGCGCTGTTCAGCAGCTTCTGGCGCTCGTCCGCATCCTTGCGCTTCTCGTGCGCGATCGAGACGAGTTCGATGTCGCGCCTTTTCTCCAAGCGCTCGCGGATTTGCAGACCCGTCGTGCCCGCCTCGCCGTCGATGAAAACTTTTGCCGTCATACTGCGGAATCCCAAAACAAAACGGGCGCTCCGTTTCCGAAGCGCCCGTCCCGAAACCAAAGTCCTGAAGCGATTAGCGCTTCGAGAATTGGAAGCTCCGGCGCGCCTTCGCACGGCCATACTTTTTACGCTCGACCACGCGGCTGTCGCGGGTCATGAAGCCAGCGTGCTTCAGCGCCGGGCGCAGCGCCGGCTCGTAATCGGCCAGCGCCTTCGAAATGCCGTGACGGACCGCGCCGGCTTGGCCAGAAAGGCCCGAGCCAGTCACCGTGCAGATCACGTCGAACTCGCCTTCGCGATCGGTGATCTTAAACGGCTGGTTGATCATCATGCGCAGAACCGGGCGCGCGAAATACGCGTCGCTCGTCTTGCCGTTGATCGTGATGTTGCCCTTGCCGGGCTTCACCCAAACGCGCGCGACAGCGTTCTTGCGCTTTCCGGTGGCGTAAGCGCGGCCGAACTTGTCGACCTTCTTCTCGCGCGCGATGGCGATGTGTTCAGTGCCCGAACCCTTCGGGACGCCTGCGATTTGGCCGAGAGACTCGAAGCCTTGGGTCGTGTCGGTCATGATTAGCCGATCCTCGAGTTCTTGCGGTTCTTGGATTTGAAATCGATCGTCACCGGCTTTTGCGCCGCGTGCGGATGCTCCGTACCGCCGTACACATGCAGCTTCGCGAGCTGCTTGCGCGCCAGCGGACTTTCCTTCGGCATCATGCGCTCGACGGCCTTTTCCAGGACGCGCTCAGGGTGCTTGCCTTCGAGCACTTTGCCCGCGACGCGCTCCTTGATGCCGCCCGGATGGCCGGTGTGGCGATAATAGATTTTGTCGGTCATCTTCTTGCCGGTGAAGGCGACCTTCTCAGCGTTGATGACGATCACGTTGTCGCCGGTGTCGGCGTGCGGCGTGAAATCGGCGCGATGCTTGCCACGAAGGCGCAGCGCGATGAAAGAAGCGAGGCGGCCGACCACCACGCCTTCGGCATCCACAACGATCCAGCCGTTGGTGATTTCCGAGGCCTTGGCCGAGCGCGTCGAAAGAGTGCGCATTGGAATAAGTCCTGACGAAACGAAGGCGCGCGTTTATTTGAGCGCCGAATTGTCGTCAAGGGGGCATGTTTTTCTGTTATATAACAGTTAGATATGAGTACGGTATTATGCGATGTCGCACAATTACCGCCATGCCGCCCGTGCACAGACCAGCGCCGCCATCCACAAAATGGCCGCCCCCAGCTGGTGCAACAAGCTCGGCCAGAACGGCGAAACCATCAGAACCGTGTGAATCCCCAGCGCGACTTGCCCCAGCGTGACCAATCCTACGGCCAAAGCCGCCCAGCGCGCCGCCCCCTGCCCGCGGATGAGGCCAACCAGCGCCAGCAGCAACGCCAGTAAGCCGACCACATAGCCCATGCTTCGGTGCAGCAAATGCTGTGTGGCGTGATCCTCAGTGAAATTGTGCCAGAGCGGTTCGAGCCCGAAGGCCGTCGACGGAATCCACTCGCCGCCAATCTTCGGCCAATCCGCGTACGCTGGCCCGCCGTCAGAGCCTGCGAGCAGCGCGCCTAACATGATCTGCACGAACACGAACGCCATCAACACAAACGGCGCCCAGCGCGGCAGACCAAGTTTCGAGGATTGCTTCGGCCACGCGAACGCGCCAAGCGCCACCCACAAGCCAAGCGCTAAAATCACGAACGCCATAGCCAAATGAATAGCGAGACGGAACGGGCTCACGTCCAAGCGATCGAACAGACCGCTCGTCACCATCCACCAGCCAATCGCTCCCTGCAGGCCACCCAGCGCAAACAGCAGGATTGTCAGGCGAAAACGCCCACGCAGGCGGCCGGTGAAGAGGAAGAAAAAGAACGGCAGCGCATACACGACGCCGATCATCTTGCCCAAAAAGCGATGGCCCCATTCCCACCAATAGATGTGTTTGAACTCATCGATGGTCATGCCGTTGTTCTGCGCTTGGTATTCCATCGTGCGCTGATAGAGCGCGAATTCCTCGGCCCAGCGCACATCGTTCAGCGGCGGTATCAGCCCCTTGAACAAATCCCATTCGGTGATCGAGAGGCCGCTATCGGTCAGCCGGGTTGCGCCGCCGACGAGGATCATCGTCAGCACCAAAGCGCACACGATCAGAAGCCAAGCGCCGACCCACGGCTCGCGCGGCGGCCAAACGTCATCGTTGGACATGCTTGCGGTCCTCTCCGTCGCTCCCCATAGAACCGGTCGAGTGCGACGGAAACGCGGCGCGCCGCCGCGCAGGGGAAGCTATGAACGTACGAACCCGTAAGGCCGTCGGATGCTTCGCTTTTTTGGCGTACCTGGCGATCTATGCCCTGCTCGCGGCCTCGCTTGGCGTGGCGCTTTTCCCGATCCTGCCCGCCTGGGCCCAGCTGATCTATTACGCCATCGCCGGAATCGTCTGGATTTTCCCGCTAAAGCCGCTCTTCGGCTGGATGAACAAAGCTGAATAGCAAACCGCCCCGAGACCTAAGGGTTCGAGGCGGTTTTGTCTCAGCGCTCAAGCAAGCTTAGTTGTTGCTGAGGATGAGACCCAAGATCACGCCAGTCGCAATGCCGACCAGCAACGTCTCACCGCGATCGGTGCGGACGTATTGGTAGCCGCGCGGCGGCTCGCGCAGACGCTCACGGCGCCAATCGACGTTGCGATAGTGCGCGCGATAGCTCGTGGGAATCCGATCACCACGGCGCCATTGCTGATACGCAGGGCGATAGTCGCGGCGCGCTTCCTGCGCACGCGTCGGCTGGCCGCGATAGAATGTGTTGCCAAGATAAAAGCCATTGTGTTGGCGTTGATCCCAGTGCGCGTCACGGCGGTTGTCGCGGCGATCGTCACGATCATTGCGCTGGTAACCGCCATCGCCACGATGCTGCTGCGCAGACGCAGCGCTCGCGCCGATCGGGCCGGCAGCCATCAGAGCCGCCATTGTCGCGATCGCAATTTTCTTTGTGCGTTTCATGTTCAATGCTCCTAACCGTTCTCGAGCTTCTCGCTGTCTCGTATGTATTGAAGACTACGCGCGGCGGCTGAACTGGTTCTGAGCATGTGTTGCGAAGCATAGCGCAAGCGGCGCCATTCTGTTTCACTTCACTCATCTGACAAAGCTCGACACA from Vitreimonas flagellata includes:
- a CDS encoding RcnB family protein, coding for MKRTKKIAIATMAALMAAGPIGASAASAQQHRGDGGYQRNDRDDRRDNRRDAHWDQRQHNGFYLGNTFYRGQPTRAQEARRDYRPAYQQWRRGDRIPTSYRAHYRNVDWRRERLREPPRGYQYVRTDRGETLLVGIATGVILGLILSNN
- a CDS encoding COX15/CtaA family protein; protein product: MSNDDVWPPREPWVGAWLLIVCALVLTMILVGGATRLTDSGLSITEWDLFKGLIPPLNDVRWAEEFALYQRTMEYQAQNNGMTIDEFKHIYWWEWGHRFLGKMIGVVYALPFFFFLFTGRLRGRFRLTILLFALGGLQGAIGWWMVTSGLFDRLDVSPFRLAIHLAMAFVILALGLWVALGAFAWPKQSSKLGLPRWAPFVLMAFVFVQIMLGALLAGSDGGPAYADWPKIGGEWIPSTAFGLEPLWHNFTEDHATQHLLHRSMGYVVGLLALLLALVGLIRGQGAARWAALAVGLVTLGQVALGIHTVLMVSPFWPSLLHQLGAAILWMAALVCARAAWR
- the phaC gene encoding class I poly(R)-hydroxyalkanoic acid synthase; the protein is MTDADGAETAAGPVSGAEAPMDAGSAAAPAPKPKRKRAAKAKPKAPSAEKPAAAEPVAAVKTAPAAKPPVEAPPALNEVIMAQTAESLAALSANLTQAMTRANQVLSTAFIDQAKDPANWQPDPLGMQMALNEVWSHLAQQPETLRDAHAQLWQRYAEIWQKHAAYMLTGNQPDEGPVRDKRFKDPEWRSNPAFSLLRESYLATSQFITDLVEKAEGVEDATKRKAVFYIKQAVDAASPSNFLLTNPAALRALFETGGESLLKGVENLAEDLKRGEGMLAISQTDLDAFKVGENVATTPGKIVFRNRVFELIQYNPTTEKVHEVPLLIFPPWINKFYILDLQPKNSMIRWLLDQGHTVFVVSWVNPGEDMAEVGFEDYMREGIYDAVEAVTKAANVDRMNTVGYCVGGTLLSATLAHMAKKGDKRIQSATFFASQADFKYAGDLLVFSDNEGIKFLEGEMDQHGGVLSAQTMANTFNALRSNDLVWNYVVDNYYIGKQPPPFDLLFWNADQTRMPKALHLFYLRKFYRDNALTEGKMTLLGEKLSLKDVTIPIFMQSSKEDHIAPAKSVYRSALSFGGPVEYIIAGSGHIAGVINHPSANKYQYWTNPNLKGALEDWQAFATEHPGSWWPHWDKWLTRISGDDVDARRPGDGELQPLCDAPGEYVKVRSE
- the rpsI gene encoding 30S ribosomal protein S9, which translates into the protein MTDTTQGFESLGQIAGVPKGSGTEHIAIAREKKVDKFGRAYATGKRKNAVARVWVKPGKGNITINGKTSDAYFARPVLRMMINQPFKITDREGEFDVICTVTGSGLSGQAGAVRHGISKALADYEPALRPALKHAGFMTRDSRVVERKKYGRAKARRSFQFSKR
- a CDS encoding DUF2842 domain-containing protein, giving the protein MNVRTRKAVGCFAFLAYLAIYALLAASLGVALFPILPAWAQLIYYAIAGIVWIFPLKPLFGWMNKAE
- the rplM gene encoding 50S ribosomal protein L13, translating into MRTLSTRSAKASEITNGWIVVDAEGVVVGRLASFIALRLRGKHRADFTPHADTGDNVIVINAEKVAFTGKKMTDKIYYRHTGHPGGIKERVAGKVLEGKHPERVLEKAVERMMPKESPLARKQLAKLHVYGGTEHPHAAQKPVTIDFKSKNRKNSRIG
- the argC gene encoding N-acetyl-gamma-glutamyl-phosphate reductase, yielding MTAKVFIDGEAGTTGLQIRERLEKRRDIELVSIAHEKRKDADERQKLLNSADAVILCLPDDAAKEAVALIENGKTKVIDASTAHRVAPDWAYGFAEMSNDQRDKIAASRRISNPGCYPTGFIALVRPLVEAGIVPRDWPLSVNAVSGYSGGGKSMIAEFENTGAPEHTSVPFRIYAMAQKHKHAPEMREYTGLAHGPVFAPSVGRYLKGMLVEVPLPLWALKAKLADVHGALARAYEGERFVKVASLEEASATKTLDPEGLNGTNELKLYVFGHDEEARLVALLDNLGKGASGAAVQNMNIALGLDEGAGL